In one window of Meiothermus sp. DNA:
- a CDS encoding MFS transporter produces MLPFLLSWLHATNDLFGAFLTPLLPKLQTAFGVSYGAVSLLVALQSLTGSLLQPLAGLVADRYDRRVLAALGPLLMALGGGLLGFFPNLWVAGVVLALSGLGSALFHSAGAALVGQYADPARRGFWMSFFGTGGYVGISLGPIVSLTAVNQGGLQTLAWFIPLALVPAFLLLRQAPPTRLQTKPSSFSDLQRVFRGHVARLWAVSTLRSIVFMSFSTTIPFWFAQRGISDAQVALTLSIYSISATVGAFLGGTLSDRLGRRNVLVGTMLFAIPLYIALLVVPPENWFYVALLAVTGALMNAGVPVAVTMAQEHEPRQMATVSGLLMGFTWGFAGLLYGAVGPIIERFGVLESLSVLGLLLIPALTLSLAVREARPDLDRAVRGGS; encoded by the coding sequence GTGCTGCCCTTTTTGCTCTCCTGGCTTCACGCCACCAACGACTTATTCGGTGCATTTCTGACCCCACTGCTGCCCAAACTGCAGACGGCTTTTGGCGTGAGCTACGGGGCGGTTTCGCTTTTGGTGGCCTTGCAATCCCTCACCGGCAGCTTACTGCAACCCCTGGCCGGGCTGGTGGCTGACCGCTATGATCGCCGCGTTTTGGCTGCATTGGGGCCATTGTTAATGGCTTTGGGGGGTGGGCTGCTGGGGTTTTTCCCCAACCTCTGGGTGGCGGGGGTGGTGCTGGCCTTGTCGGGGCTGGGTTCGGCTTTGTTTCACTCGGCGGGGGCCGCCCTGGTAGGGCAGTATGCCGACCCGGCCCGGCGCGGTTTCTGGATGAGCTTCTTTGGCACGGGGGGCTACGTGGGCATCTCGCTGGGCCCCATCGTCTCGCTCACCGCAGTAAACCAGGGGGGATTGCAAACCCTGGCCTGGTTCATTCCCCTGGCCCTGGTGCCTGCTTTTTTGCTGCTGCGCCAGGCACCCCCCACAAGGCTGCAAACCAAACCCTCGAGCTTTAGTGACTTGCAGCGGGTGTTTCGCGGCCATGTGGCCCGTTTGTGGGCGGTCTCGACCCTCCGCAGCATTGTGTTTATGAGCTTTTCGACCACCATCCCCTTCTGGTTTGCTCAGCGGGGTATCTCCGATGCTCAGGTGGCCCTGACGCTTTCTATCTACAGCATTTCAGCCACCGTTGGCGCTTTTTTGGGTGGAACCTTGTCGGATCGGCTGGGTCGGCGCAACGTGCTGGTAGGCACCATGCTTTTTGCAATTCCCCTTTACATCGCCTTGCTGGTGGTGCCTCCAGAAAACTGGTTTTACGTGGCCTTGCTGGCCGTTACGGGCGCCCTGATGAACGCGGGCGTGCCAGTGGCGGTCACGATGGCCCAGGAGCATGAACCGCGCCAGATGGCTACGGTCTCGGGGCTTTTGATGGGCTTCACCTGGGGGTTCGCCGGGCTACTCTACGGGGCGGTGGGGCCCATCATTGAGCGCTTTGGGGTGCTGGAGAGCTTGAGTGTGCTGGGATTGTTGCTGATTCCGGCCCTGACCCTCTCGCTGGCGGTGCGCGAAGCCAGACCCGACCTCGATAGAGCGGTGCGCGGGGGCTCGTAG
- a CDS encoding SIS domain-containing protein: MRDLDSQETYLADRLGLAFDLRDLVGSGPVPQVRYAPPYGVVGFGEGWWAAQLAQDFAQELTATGTQFVLEGGYDFGGAVGAGLYASVSGAEIVRLGFRENVEVEILAHPLSTYRYLRFLLLATGQQAELARIDQALLLERERLRPEVSLSKNPAKFLAYSLLERTPMWVVPDRYPGLAAALQQIFSRIGKSLSFTPPPSSLEFFLTGLEARHEQGDPIAAVLVGDDERKRYAQEILENRVDTLIELPEPEAEGTLAKALCYWYRVAWASYYLALLYGVEPGDWEVLDNLRQAT; this comes from the coding sequence ATGCGCGACCTCGATTCACAGGAAACCTACCTGGCCGACCGCCTGGGCCTGGCCTTTGATTTACGCGATTTGGTGGGCAGCGGGCCAGTTCCCCAGGTGCGCTATGCGCCGCCTTATGGGGTGGTGGGGTTTGGGGAGGGTTGGTGGGCAGCGCAGCTTGCACAAGACTTTGCCCAGGAGCTCACTGCCACGGGCACACAGTTTGTGCTCGAGGGCGGCTACGATTTCGGCGGCGCTGTCGGCGCGGGCCTGTATGCCTCGGTGAGCGGGGCAGAGATTGTGCGCCTGGGTTTTAGGGAAAACGTCGAGGTGGAGATACTGGCTCACCCCCTTTCCACCTACCGTTACCTGCGTTTTTTGTTGCTGGCCACGGGTCAGCAAGCCGAGCTAGCCCGCATAGACCAGGCCTTGCTCCTGGAGCGTGAGCGCCTGCGCCCGGAGGTAAGCTTGAGCAAAAACCCGGCCAAGTTTCTGGCTTACTCTTTGCTGGAGCGCACGCCCATGTGGGTGGTACCCGACCGTTATCCGGGTCTAGCAGCGGCTTTACAGCAAATTTTTAGCCGTATTGGTAAGAGTCTATCCTTCACCCCCCCGCCCTCGTCCCTGGAGTTTTTCCTAACAGGCCTCGAGGCCCGCCACGAGCAAGGCGACCCCATCGCCGCCGTGCTGGTAGGCGATGATGAGCGCAAGCGCTACGCCCAGGAAATTCTGGAAAACCGTGTAGACACCCTGATCGAACTCCCCGAGCCCGAAGCCGAAGGCACCCTGGCTAAAGCCCTGTGCTACTGGTACCGCGTGGCCTGGGCCAGCTACTATCTGGCCCTGCTGTATGGGGTGGAACCGGGGGACTGGGAGGTGCTGGACAATCTGAGACAGGCAACCTGA
- a CDS encoding DnaJ C-terminal domain-containing protein — MAYKDYYKILGVTKNASEDEIKKAFKKLARKYHPDVSKEPGAEDKFKEINEAYTVLSDPEKRKFYDTYGTAAGSGHWQGPPTEQGGFGGFSGNVGDFSDFFQQLFGNFAGRSGGFDLFGEATRQGPRRVGGDLEAELSLALEEAYRGGEKTISIGPERITVRIPPGVREGQKIRLAGKGRAGGDLYLHIKLQSRPEMRLEGDDIYTFVDVPAPIAVVGGKVRVQTLDGPVEMTIPKRTQAGRKLRLAGKGWPRKDKSRGDQYAEIRITIPTSPSPEEERLYAQLAELLKVR, encoded by the coding sequence ATGGCCTACAAGGATTACTACAAAATTCTCGGGGTCACTAAAAACGCCTCCGAAGACGAAATCAAGAAGGCGTTCAAGAAGCTGGCCCGCAAATACCACCCTGACGTGAGCAAAGAGCCCGGGGCCGAGGATAAGTTTAAGGAAATCAACGAAGCCTACACGGTCTTGTCCGACCCGGAAAAGCGCAAGTTCTACGATACCTACGGTACAGCTGCCGGTAGCGGACACTGGCAAGGCCCCCCAACAGAACAGGGCGGGTTTGGGGGCTTTAGCGGAAATGTGGGTGATTTTTCCGACTTCTTCCAGCAGCTTTTTGGTAACTTTGCCGGGCGCAGCGGCGGATTCGACTTGTTTGGAGAGGCTACCCGCCAGGGCCCGCGCCGGGTGGGAGGCGATTTAGAAGCCGAACTCTCCCTGGCCCTGGAGGAGGCCTACCGAGGTGGCGAAAAAACCATCTCCATAGGCCCCGAGCGTATTACCGTGCGCATTCCGCCTGGGGTGCGGGAAGGCCAGAAAATTCGCCTGGCCGGCAAGGGCCGCGCCGGGGGCGATCTGTACCTTCACATCAAACTGCAGTCCAGACCGGAGATGCGCCTGGAAGGCGACGATATTTACACGTTCGTGGATGTGCCGGCCCCCATTGCAGTGGTAGGGGGTAAGGTGCGGGTACAGACCCTGGATGGCCCTGTCGAAATGACCATTCCTAAACGTACCCAGGCTGGGCGCAAGCTGCGCCTGGCGGGCAAGGGCTGGCCCCGCAAGGACAAAAGCCGGGGAGACCAGTACGCCGAAATTCGCATCACCATTCCAACCAGCCCAAGCCCTGAAGAAGAACGCTTGTATGCCCAACTGGCCGAATTGTTAAAGGTTCGGTAG
- a CDS encoding nucleotide exchange factor GrpE, which produces MENKETVAESPAPEISEASNELPELERLRGEVEFLKAELEASKNKFLRLYADFENYKKRMAQELEAAQRNGKFDAVRSLLGTLDDLERALGFASVKPEDLIPGVKTVLENFTRNLKSLGVEGVPGVGAEFDPRYHEAIGAVEGEEGKVMHVYQQGFRYGDLLVRPARVVVGNGVKEAGSSEQSAESEKN; this is translated from the coding sequence ATGGAGAATAAAGAAACCGTGGCCGAATCGCCTGCCCCGGAGATATCAGAGGCCTCCAACGAACTGCCGGAGCTGGAGCGCTTGCGCGGCGAGGTGGAGTTTTTGAAGGCGGAGCTCGAGGCCTCCAAAAACAAGTTCCTGCGCCTTTATGCCGACTTTGAAAACTACAAGAAGCGCATGGCACAAGAACTCGAAGCCGCCCAGCGCAACGGCAAATTCGATGCAGTGCGCTCGCTTTTGGGAACGCTGGACGACCTCGAGCGGGCCCTGGGTTTTGCCAGTGTTAAACCAGAAGATCTGATTCCCGGTGTCAAGACCGTTCTGGAAAACTTTACCCGCAACCTGAAAAGCCTGGGGGTGGAGGGCGTGCCGGGTGTGGGGGCCGAGTTTGACCCGCGCTATCACGAGGCCATCGGTGCAGTCGAAGGCGAGGAAGGCAAGGTAATGCACGTGTACCAGCAGGGCTTCAGGTATGGCGACTTGCTGGTGCGGCCTGCACGGGTGGTGGTGGGAAACGGAGTAAAGGAGGCAGGGAGCAGCGAGCAAAGTGCAGAGAGCGAGAAGAACTAA
- a CDS encoding CBS domain-containing protein, which produces MTSTVRQLLQAKGNMVHAIPADATVFEALGRMAAYDVGALMVMNGNQLVGIFSERDYARKIILMGRISKDTLVGEVMTDDLITVTPDATVADCMNLMTGNRVRHLPVIEDGKLVGVVSIGDVVKAIMTQQEFMIAELESYITGSR; this is translated from the coding sequence ATGACCAGCACGGTACGGCAATTGCTCCAGGCCAAGGGCAATATGGTGCATGCAATCCCAGCGGACGCCACGGTTTTTGAGGCGCTTGGGCGCATGGCTGCTTATGATGTGGGTGCCCTCATGGTGATGAACGGCAACCAACTGGTGGGCATCTTCTCCGAGCGCGATTACGCCCGCAAGATCATCCTGATGGGCCGCATTTCCAAAGACACCCTGGTTGGCGAGGTCATGACCGACGACCTCATTACCGTTACCCCGGATGCCACCGTGGCCGACTGCATGAACCTGATGACCGGTAACCGCGTGCGCCACCTTCCGGTGATTGAGGACGGAAAACTAGTTGGCGTGGTTTCCATTGGAGATGTGGTCAAGGCCATCATGACCCAGCAGGAGTTCATGATTGCCGAGTTGGAGAGCTACATCACCGGCTCACGCTGA
- the ftsH gene encoding ATP-dependent zinc metalloprotease FtsH: protein MNRLPFNLWFILFAAILIAWAFSLTSNQQPTNQVAYTTFLNEIDQGRVAKIAVDGRQLNVTRREDSDQYVTYAPSPIDTTTIREWGDKKIQVEIAPPRRDNPLLGFLIPLLLVGLLVAIFFFFSRNRGPSGDNAFSFTKSRAKVLTEAPKTNFKDVAGCEEAKEELKEIVEFLKAPARFHEMGARIPKGVLLVGPPGSGKTHIARAVAGEAKVPFIAASGSDFVEMFVGVGAARVRDLFETAKRHAPCIIFIDEIDAVGRRRGGGVGGGNDEREQTLNQLLVELDGFEKETSIIIMAATNRPDVLDPALLRPGRFDRQVAIDAPDVKGREQILKIHAKGKPLAEDVDLALLAKRTPGFVGADLENLLNEAALLAARDSRKKITMKDLEEAADRVIMGPAKKSMVITQKDREVTAYHEAGHALAAHFLEHADNVHKVTIVPRGRAMGFMMPSRQDTLHWSKKRLTDQIAVALAGRAAEELVFDDVTTGAENDFRQATDLARRMITEWGMHPDFGTVAYQVREDTYLGGYDTRQYSEDTAKRIDEAVQKLLQEQHDKVLNLLTEKRDVLERVTQALLERETLNAEEFVRVVEGEALESLEPPSEPPKDKEEKEPPRIVPKIKPNLGGA, encoded by the coding sequence ATGAACCGTTTGCCGTTCAACCTTTGGTTTATCTTGTTCGCTGCTATTCTGATTGCCTGGGCCTTTAGCCTGACCTCCAATCAGCAGCCCACCAATCAGGTGGCCTACACCACCTTTCTCAATGAAATTGACCAGGGCCGTGTAGCCAAAATTGCGGTGGATGGACGGCAGCTAAACGTAACCCGCCGGGAAGATAGCGACCAGTACGTCACGTATGCTCCCAGCCCCATAGACACCACGACCATCCGCGAGTGGGGCGACAAGAAAATTCAGGTCGAAATTGCTCCTCCCAGGCGGGATAACCCCTTGCTGGGCTTCTTGATACCGCTGCTTTTGGTTGGTCTGCTGGTGGCTATCTTTTTCTTTTTCTCCCGCAACCGAGGCCCCTCAGGCGATAACGCCTTCAGCTTTACCAAGAGCCGGGCCAAGGTGCTGACCGAAGCCCCCAAAACCAACTTCAAGGACGTGGCGGGTTGCGAGGAAGCCAAGGAGGAGCTCAAGGAGATTGTGGAGTTCCTCAAGGCTCCAGCCCGCTTCCACGAGATGGGCGCCCGCATTCCCAAAGGGGTGCTGCTGGTAGGGCCGCCCGGCTCGGGCAAGACCCATATCGCGCGGGCTGTAGCGGGCGAGGCCAAGGTGCCTTTTATTGCTGCTTCGGGCTCGGACTTTGTGGAGATGTTCGTGGGGGTGGGGGCGGCCCGGGTACGCGACCTGTTCGAGACCGCCAAGCGCCATGCACCCTGCATCATCTTTATTGATGAGATTGATGCGGTAGGCCGCCGTCGCGGGGGCGGGGTAGGCGGTGGCAACGACGAGCGCGAGCAGACCCTGAACCAACTGCTGGTAGAGCTCGACGGTTTTGAGAAAGAGACCAGCATCATTATCATGGCGGCCACCAACCGCCCCGATGTACTTGACCCGGCCCTGCTACGCCCGGGCCGTTTTGACCGGCAGGTTGCCATTGACGCACCTGATGTAAAAGGTCGTGAACAGATCCTCAAAATTCACGCCAAGGGCAAGCCGCTGGCCGAAGACGTGGACCTGGCCCTGCTGGCCAAGCGCACCCCGGGCTTTGTGGGGGCCGACCTGGAAAACCTGCTCAACGAAGCGGCCCTGCTGGCCGCTCGCGACAGCCGCAAGAAAATCACCATGAAAGACCTGGAAGAAGCCGCCGACCGGGTCATTATGGGGCCGGCCAAAAAGAGCATGGTGATTACTCAAAAGGATCGCGAGGTAACCGCCTACCACGAGGCCGGGCACGCCCTGGCCGCACACTTCCTGGAGCATGCCGACAATGTGCATAAGGTGACCATTGTGCCGCGTGGGCGGGCCATGGGCTTCATGATGCCCAGCCGCCAGGACACCCTGCACTGGAGCAAGAAGCGCCTGACCGACCAGATTGCTGTTGCTTTGGCGGGTCGCGCGGCCGAAGAGCTGGTGTTTGACGATGTAACCACCGGGGCTGAGAACGACTTCCGCCAGGCCACCGACCTAGCCCGGCGCATGATTACCGAGTGGGGTATGCACCCCGACTTCGGTACGGTGGCCTACCAGGTGCGCGAGGACACCTATCTGGGCGGCTACGACACCCGCCAGTACTCCGAAGACACCGCCAAACGCATTGATGAAGCCGTACAGAAACTGTTGCAGGAACAGCACGACAAGGTTTTAAATCTGCTAACCGAGAAGAGAGATGTGCTGGAGCGCGTCACACAGGCACTCCTCGAGCGCGAGACCCTGAATGCCGAGGAGTTTGTGCGGGTGGTGGAGGGCGAGGCCCTGGAGAGCCTCGAGCCCCCCAGCGAACCGCCCAAGGACAAGGAAGAAAAAGAGCCCCCGCGCATCGTGCCCAAGATCAAACCCAACCTGGGTGGCGCTTGA
- a CDS encoding alanyl-tRNA editing protein, translating to MRLYWEQPYTSEFEARVVRAWSEGGKHYAVLDQTLFYPTAGGQACDTGTLDGVAVVAVLEDAKTTGQVIHRLESPLSEGQTVVGKLDWARRYRHMQRHTAEHMLGQAFLRAAGWNVVAVNMHSPVCTMDFDGEPDEAIIRRAEALANWAVYANTAVRTFFTDGSEVEALGLRRNPKVTGTIRVVEIEHWDKVACGGLHVARTGEAGPIKITRLERYKGGTRIYFVAGWEALELFDQEHRLLARLGEKFSSGLLELEKPIENMRSEWYRVRAENSALKDELAERLMRDLLAEFPGLTIAAKVPNTVLDMVGKRLAEWPGVLALLLAEAEDKTRYVLLKHPSRSEDLQALWEAVLKPLGARGGGALVKLGVLPLAALHKALEGFQKYLSSHS from the coding sequence ATGCGGCTGTACTGGGAACAACCTTACACCAGCGAGTTCGAGGCCCGGGTGGTGCGGGCCTGGAGCGAGGGTGGAAAGCACTATGCAGTGCTGGATCAGACCCTCTTCTACCCCACCGCTGGGGGCCAGGCCTGCGATACCGGCACCCTGGACGGGGTGGCGGTGGTGGCGGTGCTCGAGGACGCCAAGACCACCGGCCAGGTGATTCACCGGCTGGAAAGCCCCCTCTCCGAGGGGCAAACCGTGGTGGGCAAACTCGACTGGGCCCGCCGCTACCGGCACATGCAGCGCCACACAGCCGAACACATGCTGGGGCAGGCATTTTTGCGGGCTGCTGGTTGGAACGTGGTAGCGGTCAACATGCATAGCCCGGTCTGCACCATGGACTTCGACGGCGAACCCGACGAGGCCATCATTCGGCGGGCCGAGGCCCTGGCCAACTGGGCGGTGTATGCCAACACGGCGGTTCGCACATTCTTTACAGACGGCTCGGAAGTCGAGGCCCTGGGCCTACGGCGCAACCCCAAGGTAACGGGCACCATCCGGGTGGTGGAAATTGAGCACTGGGACAAGGTGGCCTGCGGTGGCCTGCACGTGGCCCGCACTGGCGAAGCGGGCCCCATCAAAATCACCAGGCTCGAGCGCTACAAAGGCGGTACGCGCATCTACTTTGTGGCAGGCTGGGAGGCTCTGGAGCTTTTTGATCAGGAACACCGCCTGCTCGCGCGGCTGGGCGAGAAGTTTAGCTCGGGGCTTTTGGAGCTGGAAAAACCCATCGAGAACATGCGCAGCGAGTGGTACCGGGTACGGGCCGAAAACAGCGCCCTCAAGGACGAGCTGGCCGAACGCCTTATGCGCGACCTGCTGGCCGAGTTCCCCGGCCTGACCATTGCGGCAAAGGTTCCCAACACAGTGCTGGACATGGTGGGCAAGCGCCTGGCCGAGTGGCCGGGGGTGCTGGCTCTGCTGCTTGCCGAGGCCGAGGACAAAACCCGCTATGTACTGCTCAAGCATCCGAGCCGCAGCGAGGACTTACAGGCCCTCTGGGAGGCTGTGCTTAAGCCCCTGGGCGCCAGAGGTGGGGGGGCCTTGGTCAAGCTGGGGGTGCTGCCCCTGGCAGCTCTACACAAGGCCCTGGAGGGCTTCCAGAAATACCTCTCCAGCCATTCGTGA
- a CDS encoding MFS transporter has protein sequence MSPWAVLTAAMTAGTAVSLIGQAYPTLAPFIRADLGLSLAAVGLLNTFIYIGTMLGSLPSGWLTDKLGSRTVMIAGTLIGAGLAVAVAVLARSQWVFIPLLFLVGLVVASATPAGAQAVAQSFPPERRGLVIGLRQMAVPLGGALAAAILPAVAHFAGWRWASVVAALLAVMAALVAARLYYESLPAKAPPRGAHPVLTQVLRERNILLAGIAGVTLPTGQFVMITYLILFLKERYGVPELTGAILLTAAQFAGAFSRVFWSWLSDKMGGQRKPLLVMMVGLAGLFALVLAWLPSGTPLLLKALIVVLYGATALGWQGLHFSLLTELSPPGWEGRVVGFGLIFTSIGIASAPPLFGLLVDFSNNYALGWIAQATVFGIGALLLSNIEERPRPQV, from the coding sequence ATGTCGCCCTGGGCCGTCCTCACCGCCGCCATGACCGCCGGAACTGCGGTTTCGCTCATCGGACAGGCCTACCCCACCCTGGCCCCTTTCATCCGTGCCGATCTGGGGCTTTCCCTGGCGGCTGTGGGCCTGCTCAATACCTTTATCTACATCGGCACCATGCTGGGCTCGCTACCCTCGGGCTGGCTCACCGACAAGCTCGGCAGCCGCACGGTGATGATTGCCGGAACCCTGATAGGGGCCGGTCTGGCGGTTGCTGTTGCGGTGTTGGCCCGATCCCAGTGGGTGTTCATTCCACTTTTGTTCCTGGTCGGGTTGGTAGTCGCCTCAGCTACCCCAGCAGGAGCACAAGCGGTCGCCCAATCGTTTCCACCGGAGCGGCGCGGGCTGGTGATTGGGTTGCGTCAGATGGCCGTTCCCCTGGGGGGCGCGCTGGCCGCTGCCATCCTGCCCGCCGTCGCCCATTTCGCCGGCTGGCGCTGGGCTTCGGTGGTGGCAGCTCTACTAGCAGTTATGGCAGCTCTGGTTGCAGCTCGACTCTACTACGAAAGCCTGCCCGCCAAAGCTCCGCCCAGGGGCGCCCACCCTGTGCTCACCCAGGTGCTGCGCGAACGCAACATCCTGCTGGCGGGCATCGCGGGCGTCACCCTGCCCACCGGGCAGTTTGTGATGATTACCTACCTGATTTTGTTCCTCAAGGAGCGGTATGGGGTTCCCGAACTCACCGGAGCCATCCTGCTAACCGCAGCCCAGTTTGCCGGCGCTTTTAGTCGGGTGTTCTGGTCGTGGTTATCGGACAAAATGGGCGGGCAGCGCAAACCCTTGTTGGTGATGATGGTGGGGCTGGCCGGCCTCTTTGCGCTGGTGCTGGCCTGGCTCCCATCCGGCACACCCCTGCTGCTAAAAGCCCTGATTGTGGTGCTGTACGGCGCCACCGCCCTGGGCTGGCAAGGGCTGCATTTTTCACTCTTGACCGAACTCTCTCCCCCTGGCTGGGAGGGCCGTGTGGTAGGGTTCGGCCTGATTTTTACCTCGATTGGCATCGCCTCCGCGCCCCCCCTGTTTGGCTTGCTGGTAGATTTCAGCAACAACTACGCCCTGGGCTGGATTGCCCAGGCAACCGTTTTTGGGATTGGGGCTTTGTTACTCTCCAACATTGAGGAACGACCCCGCCCCCAAGTCTAA
- the dnaK gene encoding molecular chaperone DnaK, with amino-acid sequence MAKAVGIDLGTTNSVIAIMEGGTPVVLENAEGERTTPSVVAYKGSDQLVGRVARRQAVLNAEGTVFEIKRFIGRSWDEVQDEVKRVPYKVVKGPDGGVRVDIQGKLYTPEEISAMVLRKLVDDASKKLGEKITKAVITVPAYFNNSQREATANAGKIAGLEVLRIVNEPTAAALAYGLDKKGHETVLVFDLGGGTFDVTVLEIGEGVFEVKATAGDTHLGGSDFDHAIVNWLAEEFKKESGGVDLKADRQALQRLIEAAEKAKIELSAVSETTISLPFIGLDPVSKTPLHLERKLTRAKFEELIQPLLKKIRGPVEQALRDAGLNASQIDEVLLVGGSTRVPAVQQIVKEMLGKEPNRSVNPDEVVALGAAVQAGVLTGHVEDVVLLDVTPLSLGVETKGGVCTVLIPRNTTVPTRKSEIFTTAEHNQPSVEIHVLQGERPMAADNKSLGRFRLDGIPPMPAGMPQIEVTFDIDANGILHATAKEKSTGKEASITIQNTTTLSEQEIDRMVKEAEANAEADRKRKEHADLKNNLDTARIQAERVMTEKESTPEAKSRLEAAVSKAKSLVDSDGSDADLRSATEELLAALQAYEQGAAASSAQASSSTPKSDDVIDADYKPAD; translated from the coding sequence ATGGCAAAAGCCGTAGGAATTGACTTAGGAACAACCAACAGCGTTATCGCCATCATGGAAGGCGGGACGCCCGTAGTGCTGGAAAACGCCGAAGGCGAGCGCACCACCCCCAGCGTGGTGGCGTACAAGGGCAGCGACCAGCTCGTAGGCCGGGTGGCACGGCGGCAAGCCGTGCTGAACGCCGAGGGCACCGTGTTCGAGATCAAGCGCTTCATTGGGCGTAGCTGGGACGAGGTGCAGGATGAGGTCAAACGCGTACCCTACAAGGTTGTCAAGGGCCCCGATGGCGGGGTGCGGGTAGATATCCAGGGCAAGCTCTACACCCCTGAGGAAATCTCGGCCATGGTGCTGCGCAAGCTGGTAGACGATGCCAGCAAGAAGCTGGGCGAAAAGATTACCAAGGCCGTCATTACCGTGCCGGCTTACTTCAACAACTCCCAGCGCGAGGCCACGGCCAACGCCGGGAAAATTGCGGGCCTCGAGGTCTTGCGCATCGTCAACGAGCCCACGGCTGCCGCGCTGGCCTATGGCCTGGACAAAAAGGGCCACGAGACCGTGCTGGTCTTCGACCTGGGCGGGGGTACCTTCGACGTGACGGTGCTCGAGATTGGCGAGGGGGTCTTCGAGGTGAAGGCCACCGCCGGCGATACCCACCTGGGCGGCTCCGACTTCGACCACGCCATTGTGAACTGGCTGGCTGAGGAGTTCAAGAAAGAGTCGGGCGGCGTAGACTTGAAAGCCGACCGCCAGGCCCTGCAACGCCTGATCGAGGCCGCCGAAAAGGCCAAAATCGAGCTCTCGGCGGTCAGCGAGACCACCATCAGCCTGCCCTTCATCGGTCTGGATCCGGTTTCCAAAACCCCCTTACACCTGGAGCGCAAGCTGACCCGGGCCAAGTTTGAAGAACTCATCCAGCCCCTCCTCAAGAAGATTCGGGGCCCCGTGGAGCAAGCCCTGCGCGATGCGGGTTTGAACGCCAGCCAGATTGATGAGGTGCTCCTGGTGGGGGGCTCGACCCGTGTCCCGGCAGTGCAGCAGATTGTGAAGGAAATGCTGGGCAAAGAACCCAACCGCAGCGTCAACCCCGACGAGGTGGTGGCCCTGGGGGCGGCCGTGCAGGCCGGGGTGCTGACCGGTCATGTAGAAGACGTAGTTCTTCTGGACGTGACCCCGCTCTCGCTGGGGGTAGAGACCAAGGGTGGGGTTTGCACGGTCTTGATTCCACGCAACACCACCGTGCCCACCCGTAAGTCGGAGATCTTCACCACCGCCGAGCACAACCAGCCCTCGGTGGAGATTCATGTGCTGCAGGGCGAGCGCCCCATGGCCGCCGACAACAAGAGCCTGGGCCGCTTCCGTCTGGACGGTATCCCGCCCATGCCAGCGGGTATGCCTCAAATCGAAGTCACCTTCGACATTGACGCCAACGGCATCCTGCACGCCACGGCCAAGGAAAAGTCCACCGGTAAGGAAGCCTCCATCACCATCCAGAACACCACCACCCTTTCCGAGCAGGAAATCGACCGCATGGTGAAGGAAGCCGAGGCCAACGCCGAAGCCGACCGCAAGCGTAAGGAACACGCCGACCTCAAGAACAACCTCGACACCGCCCGCATCCAGGCCGAGCGGGTGATGACCGAAAAGGAAAGCACACCGGAAGCCAAGAGCCGGCTGGAAGCTGCTGTGAGCAAGGCCAAGAGCCTGGTCGATAGCGACGGCTCCGATGCCGATCTTCGCAGTGCGACCGAGGAGCTGCTGGCGGCCTTGCAAGCCTACGAACAGGGCGCTGCCGCCTCTAGCGCGCAAGCCTCGAGCAGCACCCCCAAGTCGGACGATGTGATTGATGCGGACTACAAGCCTGCGGACTGA